One Phenylobacterium hankyongense DNA segment encodes these proteins:
- a CDS encoding Lrp/AsnC family transcriptional regulator, with product MSEVLDAVDAKILDLIQHDAGLSVAEIAERVGLSSSPCWRRIKRLEDAGVIQRRVTILDRDKLGLGFEVYCTVKLSLPTKENLDAFETAITKLAEVVQCATVTGSADYELRVVTRDMHAFDDFLRERILSLGLVSNIESRIVIRSVKHTTAAPLGLVSPYVSAQG from the coding sequence TTGTCCGAGGTCCTCGACGCGGTCGATGCTAAGATTCTCGACCTCATCCAGCATGACGCGGGATTATCGGTCGCCGAGATCGCCGAACGGGTTGGATTGTCCTCCAGCCCCTGCTGGCGGCGGATCAAGAGGCTGGAGGACGCGGGCGTCATCCAGCGCCGGGTGACCATCCTCGACCGCGACAAGCTGGGCCTGGGGTTCGAGGTCTATTGCACGGTCAAGCTCAGCCTGCCGACCAAGGAGAACCTCGACGCCTTCGAGACGGCGATCACCAAGCTGGCCGAGGTGGTGCAGTGCGCCACCGTCACCGGCTCGGCCGATTACGAGCTGCGGGTCGTCACCCGCGACATGCACGCCTTCGACGACTTCCTGCGCGAGCGGATCCTGTCACTGGGCCTGGTGTCCAATATCGAGAGCCGGATCGTCATTCGCTCGGTAAAACACACCACCGCGGCGCCGCTGGGCCTCGTCAGTCCCTATGTGAGCGCGCAAGGCTAG
- a CDS encoding indolepyruvate ferredoxin oxidoreductase family protein has translation MRHQEVTLDDKFLLTEGRVFITGVQALLRVLIDQHRLDQAAGLNTAGFVSGYRGSPLGGLDQQAGRAGKQLKAANVVFKEGLNEDLAATAVWGSQQANLFPGARYDGVFGMWYGKAPGVDRTGDAFKHANFAGVWPKGGVLAVAGDDHNCKSSTLPSQSEYAFQDFEMPVLSPADVQEVLDYGLLGYAMSRFSGLWVGLIAVADTMDSGVTIDVGLDRHRFVIPDHFRMPAGGLGIRLKDQPLDKERRLRTQKLPAALAFARANRIDRVMLGASRPRLGIVCQGQAYKDVVEAFAAMGISSREAADLGVAIYKVGMPWPLEPTGIRAFAAGLETLMVIEHKRPLIETQARAALYDLPAHARPRIIGKTDEHGSPLLSDLASLSVAEVALAIADRLPPGPHMERVHDYLARVSAASMAAVTLSSDQQRKPFFCAGCPHNTSTRLPEGSRALAGIGCHYMASFNDPNTDLTSHMGGEGLSWMGASPFTEEKHVFVNLGDGTYNHSGSLAVRASVAAKSNITYKLLFNDAVAMTGGQAAESGFTVPQITRQLAAEGVQKVVVVAAEPERYEKVADLAPRVEVKPRAELMAVQRQLREIPGVTVLIYDQVCATEKRRRRKRGKLAAAPKRVMINPLVCEGCGDCSKTSNCVSVEPLNTEFGRKRKINQSSCNQDYSCLDGFCPSFITLEGAENPHKEAMPALTADSTPLPVFETFTGVRNIVFTGVGGTGVTTVASILAMAAHVDGRAASVVDMTGLAQKGGAVFSHVRIGELEDSVVGGRVPAASAHVLIACDLLVAAGADALSLYAKDRTVALGNADFAPTADFVTDRDVRFDADAQARRIAAAVKSYDAMPAQHLAVHNLGDAIYANMIMLGFAWQKGVVPVSSRALYRAIRLNGVDADANLQAFELGRKAAHDPSSRGQREDDVPTPETMPLDELIARRAAELTAYQNQAYARRYLARVEQVAAAEAPLGSDALTRAVAVNLYKLMAYKDEYEVARLYTDGRFAAYRDETFKGGKATVWLAPPLIARKGPDGRPKKMAFGGWTLDAAFPLMARMKGLRGSPLDIFGYTEERKMERGLIRDYEEALAILVAGLTPERLPTAVKIAAIPQQIRGYGHIKDASVGPAKAEEKRLWKAWEKAGERERVEA, from the coding sequence ATGCGGCACCAGGAAGTGACGCTCGACGACAAATTTCTGCTCACCGAAGGCCGGGTTTTCATCACCGGGGTCCAGGCGCTGCTCCGCGTCCTGATCGACCAGCACCGGCTGGACCAGGCCGCCGGGCTGAACACCGCCGGCTTCGTCTCGGGCTACCGCGGCTCGCCGCTCGGCGGGCTCGACCAGCAGGCCGGCCGCGCGGGCAAGCAGCTCAAGGCCGCCAACGTGGTGTTCAAGGAAGGCCTCAACGAGGACCTCGCCGCCACCGCCGTCTGGGGCAGCCAGCAGGCCAACCTGTTCCCCGGCGCCCGCTACGACGGCGTGTTCGGCATGTGGTACGGCAAGGCGCCCGGCGTCGACCGCACCGGCGACGCCTTCAAGCACGCCAACTTCGCCGGCGTCTGGCCGAAGGGCGGGGTGCTGGCGGTGGCCGGCGACGACCACAACTGCAAGTCCTCCACCCTGCCGTCGCAGTCGGAATACGCCTTCCAGGACTTCGAGATGCCGGTGCTGTCGCCGGCCGACGTGCAGGAGGTGCTGGACTACGGCCTCCTGGGCTACGCCATGTCGCGGTTCTCCGGCCTGTGGGTCGGGCTGATCGCGGTCGCCGACACCATGGACTCAGGCGTCACCATCGACGTCGGCCTCGACCGCCACCGGTTCGTGATCCCCGACCATTTCCGCATGCCGGCCGGCGGCCTCGGCATCCGCCTGAAGGACCAGCCGCTCGACAAGGAGCGCCGGCTGCGCACCCAGAAGCTGCCGGCCGCGCTGGCCTTCGCCCGCGCCAACCGCATCGACCGGGTGATGCTGGGCGCGTCGCGCCCGCGGCTCGGCATCGTCTGCCAGGGCCAGGCCTACAAGGACGTCGTCGAGGCCTTCGCGGCCATGGGCATCTCCAGCCGCGAGGCCGCCGACCTGGGCGTCGCCATCTACAAGGTCGGCATGCCCTGGCCGCTGGAGCCCACCGGCATCCGCGCCTTCGCCGCCGGGCTCGAGACCCTGATGGTCATCGAGCACAAGCGCCCGCTGATCGAGACCCAGGCCCGCGCCGCCCTCTACGACCTGCCGGCCCACGCCCGCCCCCGGATCATCGGCAAGACCGACGAGCACGGCTCGCCGCTGCTCTCCGACCTGGCCTCGCTGTCGGTGGCGGAGGTGGCGCTGGCCATCGCCGACCGCCTGCCGCCCGGCCCGCACATGGAGCGGGTGCACGACTACCTGGCCCGCGTCTCCGCCGCCTCGATGGCCGCGGTGACGCTCTCCAGCGACCAGCAGCGCAAGCCGTTCTTCTGCGCCGGCTGCCCGCACAACACCTCGACCCGCCTGCCGGAGGGCTCCCGCGCCCTGGCCGGCATCGGCTGCCACTACATGGCCAGCTTCAACGACCCCAACACCGACCTCACCAGCCACATGGGCGGCGAGGGGTTGTCGTGGATGGGCGCCTCGCCGTTCACCGAGGAGAAGCACGTCTTCGTCAACCTCGGCGACGGCACCTACAACCACTCCGGCTCGCTGGCGGTCCGCGCCTCGGTCGCGGCGAAGTCCAACATCACCTACAAGCTGTTGTTCAACGACGCCGTCGCCATGACCGGCGGCCAGGCGGCCGAGAGCGGCTTCACCGTTCCGCAGATCACCCGCCAGCTCGCCGCCGAGGGCGTGCAGAAGGTGGTCGTCGTCGCCGCCGAGCCGGAGCGCTACGAAAAGGTCGCCGACCTCGCCCCCCGCGTCGAGGTCAAGCCGCGCGCCGAGCTGATGGCCGTGCAGCGCCAGCTGCGCGAGATCCCCGGCGTCACCGTGCTGATCTACGACCAGGTCTGCGCCACCGAGAAGCGCCGCCGCCGCAAGCGCGGCAAGCTGGCCGCCGCGCCCAAGCGGGTGATGATCAACCCGCTGGTCTGCGAAGGCTGCGGCGACTGCTCGAAGACCTCCAACTGCGTCTCCGTCGAGCCGCTGAACACCGAGTTCGGCCGCAAGCGGAAGATCAACCAGTCGAGCTGCAACCAGGACTATTCCTGCCTCGACGGCTTCTGCCCCTCGTTCATCACCCTGGAAGGCGCGGAGAACCCGCACAAGGAGGCGATGCCGGCGCTGACCGCCGACTCCACCCCGTTGCCGGTGTTCGAGACCTTCACCGGCGTCAGGAACATTGTCTTCACCGGGGTCGGCGGCACCGGCGTGACCACGGTGGCCTCGATCCTGGCCATGGCCGCCCACGTCGACGGCCGCGCCGCCTCGGTGGTCGACATGACCGGCCTGGCGCAGAAGGGCGGGGCGGTGTTCAGCCACGTCCGCATCGGCGAGCTGGAGGACAGCGTGGTCGGCGGCCGGGTGCCGGCGGCCAGCGCCCACGTGCTGATCGCCTGCGACCTCTTGGTGGCGGCCGGCGCCGACGCCCTGTCGCTGTACGCCAAGGACCGCACGGTGGCGCTCGGCAACGCCGACTTCGCCCCGACCGCCGACTTCGTCACCGACCGCGACGTGCGCTTCGACGCCGACGCCCAGGCCCGCCGCATCGCCGCGGCGGTGAAGTCCTACGACGCCATGCCGGCCCAGCACCTGGCGGTGCACAACCTCGGCGACGCCATCTACGCCAACATGATCATGCTGGGCTTCGCCTGGCAGAAAGGCGTGGTGCCGGTCTCCAGCCGCGCCCTCTACCGCGCCATCCGGCTGAACGGGGTGGACGCCGACGCCAACCTCCAGGCCTTCGAGCTGGGCCGCAAGGCCGCCCACGACCCCTCAAGCCGCGGCCAGCGTGAGGACGACGTGCCGACCCCGGAGACCATGCCGCTGGACGAGCTGATCGCGCGGCGCGCCGCCGAGCTCACCGCCTACCAGAACCAGGCCTACGCCCGCCGCTACCTGGCCCGGGTGGAGCAGGTCGCCGCCGCCGAGGCGCCGCTGGGCTCCGACGCCCTGACCCGCGCCGTGGCCGTCAACCTCTACAAGCTGATGGCCTACAAGGACGAGTACGAGGTCGCGCGCCTCTACACCGACGGCCGCTTCGCCGCCTACCGTGACGAGACCTTCAAGGGCGGCAAGGCCACGGTCTGGCTCGCCCCGCCGCTGATCGCCCGCAAGGGCCCCGACGGGCGGCCGAAGAAGATGGCGTTCGGCGGCTGGACGCTCGACGCCGCCTTCCCGCTGATGGCCAGGATGAAGGGCCTGCGCGGCTCGCCGCTGGACATCTTCGGCTACACCGAGGAGCGGAAGATGGAGCGCGGCCTGATCCGCGACTACGAGGAGGCGCTGGCCATCCTCGTCGCCGGCCTGACGCCCGAGCGTCTGCCGACCGCGGTGAAGATCGCCGCCATCCCGCAGCAGATCCGCGGCTACGGCCACATCAAGGACGCCTCCGTCGGCCCGGCCAAGGCCGAGGAGAAGCGGCTGTGGAAGGCCTGGGAGAAGGCCGGCGAGCGGGAGCGGGTGGAGGCCTAG
- a CDS encoding SDR family oxidoreductase yields the protein MTVKLPLPIARYFQAANGGDAAAVAAAFAADAHVRDEGRDHHGRDAVRTWADEARRRYRFYAEPRSLEPGPHGGVVTAHLTGDFPGAPADLRYRFALAGDEIADLEVTLRAPEAEFCGRRVLVTGGTQGIGAAVVSRLRRAGASVFTTARAAPPDLEEQDLFVAADLGTPEGAARVAEAVMRRLGGLDVLIHNVGGSSAPGGGYAALTDDHWTDALNANLLSAVRLDRALLPAMIDQGYGVIVHVSSIQRVLPLYESTLAYAAAKAALSNYSKALSNEVGPQGVRVVRVSPGFTETDAATRMIERLAQAQGVETGAAREGLMRSLGGIPIGRPNRPEEVADLIAFLASDRAGALHGAEYVIDGGTVPTV from the coding sequence ATGACCGTGAAGCTTCCCCTCCCGATCGCCAGATACTTCCAGGCCGCCAACGGCGGCGACGCCGCTGCCGTGGCGGCGGCTTTCGCAGCCGACGCCCACGTCCGGGACGAGGGGCGTGACCACCATGGACGCGACGCCGTCCGCACGTGGGCGGATGAGGCGCGGCGGCGGTATCGCTTCTACGCCGAGCCGCGGAGCCTGGAGCCTGGACCGCACGGCGGCGTCGTGACCGCCCACCTCACCGGCGACTTCCCCGGCGCGCCCGCGGACCTGCGCTATCGTTTCGCCCTGGCCGGCGACGAGATCGCCGATCTGGAGGTCACGTTGCGCGCGCCGGAGGCGGAGTTCTGCGGCCGCCGGGTGCTGGTCACCGGCGGCACCCAGGGGATCGGCGCCGCGGTGGTGAGCCGCCTGCGCAGAGCGGGTGCGAGCGTCTTCACCACGGCCCGCGCGGCGCCGCCCGACCTGGAAGAGCAAGACCTGTTCGTCGCGGCCGATCTCGGTACGCCGGAGGGCGCCGCCCGCGTCGCCGAGGCGGTGATGCGTCGGCTCGGCGGCCTCGACGTGCTGATCCACAACGTCGGCGGCTCTTCGGCGCCGGGCGGCGGCTACGCCGCCCTGACGGACGACCACTGGACCGACGCGCTGAACGCGAACCTCCTGTCAGCCGTCCGCCTGGACCGGGCGCTGCTGCCGGCGATGATCGACCAGGGCTATGGCGTCATCGTCCACGTCTCGTCCATTCAGCGCGTTCTGCCGCTCTACGAGTCCACCCTCGCCTATGCGGCCGCCAAGGCGGCGCTCAGCAACTACAGCAAGGCCCTGTCGAACGAGGTCGGCCCCCAGGGCGTCCGCGTGGTCCGCGTTTCGCCCGGCTTCACCGAGACCGACGCCGCGACCCGCATGATCGAGCGGCTGGCGCAGGCGCAGGGGGTCGAAACCGGCGCTGCGCGCGAAGGGCTGATGCGATCGCTTGGGGGAATCCCGATTGGCCGCCCGAACCGCCCCGAAGAGGTGGCCGACCTGATCGCCTTCCTCGCCAGCGACCGCGCCGGCGCCCTGCACGGGGCGGAATATGTCATCGACGGAGGCACGGTTCCCACGGTCTGA
- a CDS encoding winged helix-turn-helix transcriptional regulator codes for MAATGVEAAFRMLEGRWKMVIIFHLFDRQVLRFSELERAIPGVSQKMLIQQLRDLERDGIVERAVYPQVPPKVEYRLTAWGQAMCPALDALLEWAVQRPQIR; via the coding sequence ATGGCCGCCACCGGCGTGGAGGCGGCGTTCCGGATGCTGGAAGGCCGTTGGAAGATGGTCATCATCTTCCACCTGTTTGATCGCCAGGTGCTGCGGTTCTCGGAGCTGGAGCGGGCGATCCCCGGCGTTTCCCAGAAGATGCTCATCCAGCAGCTTCGCGACCTGGAACGCGACGGCATTGTCGAGCGGGCGGTCTATCCGCAGGTGCCGCCGAAGGTGGAATACCGGCTGACCGCGTGGGGCCAGGCGATGTGCCCGGCGCTCGACGCGCTGCTGGAATGGGCGGTTCAGAGGCCGCAAATACGGTGA
- a CDS encoding YciI family protein, translated as MMFMMAAFETDGDIAARGGDGGERAGDYWRRWKAFGEALSRADIVREMHGLRENSAARTVRVREGGPEVQEGAAGGGLHFGGYFIIDVPDAEAAAEWAARCPAAINGAVEIRPLLARPGA; from the coding sequence ATGATGTTCATGATGGCGGCTTTCGAGACCGACGGGGACATCGCGGCGCGAGGCGGCGACGGCGGGGAACGGGCTGGCGATTATTGGCGACGCTGGAAGGCGTTCGGCGAGGCGCTCTCGCGCGCCGACATCGTCCGGGAAATGCACGGGTTGCGGGAGAATTCCGCGGCGCGGACCGTGCGGGTGCGGGAGGGCGGCCCGGAAGTGCAGGAAGGCGCTGCGGGCGGAGGGTTACACTTCGGCGGCTACTTCATCATCGACGTTCCGGACGCGGAGGCTGCGGCCGAATGGGCCGCGCGGTGCCCCGCGGCGATAAACGGCGCAGTCGAGATTCGCCCCCTCTTGGCTCGGCCCGGCGCTTAG
- a CDS encoding winged helix-turn-helix transcriptional regulator — MVETLLKPRSACPIAHSLDLLGDRWTLLLVRDLLVGKRRFGDFLGSRERITTSVLAERLARLEAAGVARKVAYQIRPERFEYELTEAGRALLPLLQEFCRWGNEHIAGTMKPPGDFMSRSE; from the coding sequence ATGGTTGAGACGCTCCTGAAGCCGCGCTCCGCGTGCCCGATCGCGCATTCGCTCGATCTTCTCGGTGATCGATGGACCCTGTTGCTGGTCCGCGATCTGCTGGTGGGCAAGCGACGCTTCGGCGACTTCCTTGGGTCGCGCGAACGGATCACGACCAGCGTCCTCGCCGAGCGGTTGGCGCGCCTCGAAGCGGCGGGGGTCGCCCGGAAAGTCGCTTACCAGATTAGGCCCGAGCGCTTCGAGTACGAGCTCACTGAAGCCGGCCGGGCGCTCCTACCCCTGCTCCAGGAATTTTGTCGATGGGGGAACGAACACATCGCGGGGACGATGAAGCCCCCCGGTGACTTCATGAGCCGATCCGAGTGA
- a CDS encoding transcriptional regulator, giving the protein MIAFLDFEASSLADDSYPVEVGWVFEDGRAESHLIRPAPDWTDWDPLAEAIHGIARRRLLDEGAPHPEVAARMIDQLAGHDLYASAPSWDGKWLSVLLRAAGHPRHALRLRDTDAALLDALRGLDPAEAAAILDRVRRAWAGIRPAHRALPDARREREIWREVKRQAEGVGRA; this is encoded by the coding sequence ATGATCGCCTTCCTGGACTTCGAGGCCTCCTCGCTTGCCGACGACAGCTACCCGGTGGAGGTGGGCTGGGTGTTCGAGGACGGCCGCGCCGAAAGCCATCTGATCCGCCCCGCGCCGGACTGGACGGACTGGGACCCGCTGGCCGAAGCGATCCACGGCATCGCCCGCCGACGGCTTCTGGACGAGGGCGCCCCGCACCCGGAGGTCGCGGCCAGGATGATCGACCAGCTCGCCGGACACGATCTCTACGCCAGCGCCCCGTCGTGGGACGGCAAGTGGCTCAGCGTGCTGCTGCGGGCGGCCGGCCATCCCCGGCATGCGCTGCGCCTGCGCGACACCGACGCGGCGCTGCTCGACGCCCTGCGGGGGCTCGATCCGGCCGAGGCCGCGGCGATCCTCGACCGCGTGCGGCGGGCGTGGGCAGGCATCCGGCCGGCGCACCGCGCCCTGCCAGACGCGCGCCGGGAGCGGGAGATCTGGCGGGAGGTGAAGCGGCAGGCGGAGGGGGTGGGGCGGGCGTGA
- a CDS encoding PAS domain-containing sensor histidine kinase has product MPSAVGAGSRERAGRIGRRARPRSPDAGVTRGEIIQAILALVCGVAIFAVDTFTPLGSAVAVLYGIVVMLASGVSHGWQLVRLAYVCILLTVTSYLLVHGVSYGTAPFLRFIVSLSAIFIATALVLRNQASNEALRAQAALLDLTHDAIFTRSLEDRIAFWNRGAEELYGCPAAEALGASPHQLLHTEDTADVPAISAELLRAGHWEGELTHRRRDGAQVVVASRWAVRYDESGRPVEILESNTDITNRKRADAELRRSEARYRAIFEGARVGIWSADYTGVKARLNELLAAGELAGPCAPEIAAHARTAEGFMPDLLGRITDIEVNDALVRMSGARDRADLIARVDQMLAPEATAPFSGLLQALVGQDVAYEAETPFRTFAGEPLPTWMSVAITRSDGRDRLLITVTDLRPRRHAEEALARAREDLAHANRLATFGEFTATIAHEVNQPLAAISANGAAALRWLDRPEPQLGETRAALERIIRDGRRASEIVAGIRGMLKKSDPQYARLDIPQLIDDVARLVQRELQARGATLKVRTAPDLPAVRGDHVQLQQVLINLLINGAQAMAGTPGPRTLEVNAELADDEHVLVQVRDSGAGISEENMGRLFGAFFTTKPDGMGMGLAICRSTVEAHGGRIWAERPDGPGALIAFSLPTAQAAAA; this is encoded by the coding sequence ATGCCGAGCGCTGTGGGCGCAGGTTCGAGGGAACGGGCGGGGCGGATCGGCCGGCGCGCCCGGCCGCGCTCGCCCGACGCGGGCGTCACCCGCGGAGAGATCATCCAGGCGATCCTGGCCCTCGTCTGCGGCGTGGCGATCTTCGCGGTCGACACCTTCACGCCGCTCGGCAGCGCGGTGGCGGTGCTCTACGGCATCGTGGTGATGCTCGCCAGCGGGGTCTCGCACGGCTGGCAACTCGTCCGCCTCGCCTACGTCTGCATCCTGCTCACCGTGACCAGCTACCTGCTCGTCCATGGGGTGAGCTACGGCACCGCGCCGTTCCTGCGCTTCATCGTGAGCCTCTCGGCGATCTTCATCGCCACGGCCCTGGTGCTGCGCAACCAGGCCTCCAACGAAGCGCTGCGCGCCCAGGCGGCGCTGCTCGACCTGACCCACGATGCGATCTTCACGCGCTCCCTGGAGGACCGGATCGCCTTCTGGAACCGGGGCGCGGAGGAGCTCTACGGCTGCCCCGCCGCCGAGGCGCTCGGCGCCAGCCCGCACCAGCTGCTGCACACCGAGGACACCGCCGACGTGCCGGCCATTTCGGCCGAGCTGCTGCGCGCCGGCCACTGGGAAGGCGAGCTGACGCACCGGCGGCGCGACGGCGCCCAGGTGGTGGTGGCCAGCCGTTGGGCGGTTCGCTACGACGAGAGCGGGCGGCCGGTCGAAATCCTCGAAAGCAACACCGACATCACCAACCGCAAGCGCGCCGACGCCGAGCTGCGCCGCAGCGAAGCCCGCTACCGGGCGATCTTCGAAGGCGCCCGGGTCGGCATCTGGTCGGCGGACTACACCGGGGTGAAGGCGCGGCTCAACGAGCTGCTGGCCGCCGGCGAGCTGGCCGGCCCCTGCGCCCCAGAGATCGCCGCCCATGCGCGCACGGCGGAGGGCTTCATGCCCGACCTGCTGGGCCGGATCACCGACATCGAGGTCAACGACGCCCTGGTCAGGATGTCGGGCGCGCGGGACCGGGCCGACCTCATCGCCCGGGTGGACCAGATGCTGGCGCCTGAGGCGACCGCGCCGTTCAGCGGCCTGCTGCAGGCGCTCGTGGGGCAGGACGTCGCCTACGAAGCCGAGACGCCGTTCCGCACCTTCGCCGGCGAGCCGCTGCCGACCTGGATGTCGGTGGCGATCACCCGGTCGGACGGGCGCGACCGGCTGCTCATCACGGTGACCGACCTCAGGCCCCGGCGCCACGCCGAGGAGGCCCTGGCGCGGGCGCGGGAGGACCTCGCGCACGCCAACCGGCTGGCGACGTTCGGCGAGTTCACCGCGACCATCGCCCACGAGGTGAACCAGCCGCTCGCCGCGATCTCCGCCAATGGCGCGGCGGCGCTGCGCTGGCTGGACCGGCCCGAACCCCAGCTGGGCGAGACCCGCGCCGCGCTCGAGCGGATCATCCGCGACGGCCGCCGGGCCAGCGAGATCGTCGCCGGCATCCGCGGCATGCTCAAGAAGAGCGACCCGCAGTACGCCCGTCTCGACATTCCCCAGCTGATCGACGACGTCGCGCGTCTCGTCCAGCGCGAGCTCCAGGCGCGCGGCGCGACGCTGAAGGTCAGGACAGCGCCGGACCTCCCGGCGGTGCGGGGGGACCACGTCCAGCTGCAACAGGTGTTGATCAACCTGCTGATCAACGGCGCGCAGGCCATGGCCGGCACTCCGGGGCCAAGGACGCTTGAGGTCAACGCGGAGCTGGCGGATGATGAGCACGTCCTGGTGCAGGTCCGCGACAGCGGGGCGGGCATCTCGGAGGAGAACATGGGCCGTCTGTTCGGCGCCTTCTTCACCACCAAACCGGACGGCATGGGCATGGGACTGGCCATCTGCCGTTCGACGGTCGAAGCGCACGGTGGGCGCATCTGGGCCGAGCGGCCCGACGGGCCCGGGGCGCTGATCGCGTTCAGCCTACCGACCGCCCAGGCCGCAGCCGCATGA
- a CDS encoding response regulator transcription factor, which produces MNAAASAAPAGPLVLIVDDDPSIREALQSLFRSVGLQTESFGSTSALVERTPVDVETCLVLDVRLPGVSGLDFQTQLAGSGRELPVVFMTGHGDIPMSVRAMKAGAVDFLSKPFRDQDMLDAVAAALDRDRRRRRERQELATLEARYAALTAREREVMVHVVAGLMNKQIAAEVGLSEITVKIHRGSLMRKMAARSVPDLVRMFEALRASATREPI; this is translated from the coding sequence ATGAACGCCGCCGCCAGCGCCGCGCCCGCCGGCCCCCTCGTGCTCATCGTCGACGACGATCCGTCGATCCGCGAGGCGTTGCAGTCGCTGTTCCGTTCCGTCGGCCTGCAGACCGAAAGCTTCGGCTCCACGAGCGCCCTCGTCGAGCGCACGCCGGTCGACGTGGAGACCTGCCTGGTGCTCGACGTGCGCCTGCCGGGCGTCAGCGGGCTCGATTTCCAGACCCAGCTGGCGGGCTCCGGCCGCGAGCTGCCGGTGGTGTTCATGACCGGGCACGGGGACATCCCGATGTCGGTCCGGGCCATGAAGGCCGGGGCCGTGGACTTCCTGTCCAAGCCGTTCCGCGACCAGGACATGCTTGACGCCGTGGCCGCCGCCCTGGACCGCGATCGCCGCCGGCGCCGCGAGCGGCAGGAGCTCGCCACGCTGGAGGCCCGCTACGCCGCGCTCACCGCCCGCGAGCGCGAGGTCATGGTCCACGTGGTCGCCGGGCTGATGAACAAGCAGATCGCCGCGGAGGTCGGGCTCAGTGAAATCACCGTGAAGATTCACCGCGGCAGCCTGATGCGGAAGATGGCCGCGCGGTCGGTGCCCGACCTCGTCCGGATGTTCGAGGCGTTGCGCGCCAGCGCGACTCGCGAGCCGATTTAA
- a CDS encoding response regulator transcription factor gives MTRLPIISIVDDDAAVRSALDALVRSLGYEARAFESAEAFLNGDGADATDCVILDVQMPGMSGPQLQARLIEDGRPIPIVFITAFPHDDLRRAVLALGAIALLGKPWEGQALVDALEAALSTRH, from the coding sequence GTGACCAGACTGCCGATCATATCCATTGTCGACGATGATGCGGCGGTCCGGAGCGCCCTCGACGCCCTGGTGCGTTCGCTGGGCTATGAGGCGAGGGCATTCGAATCCGCGGAGGCGTTCCTCAACGGCGACGGCGCCGACGCCACCGACTGCGTCATCCTCGACGTGCAGATGCCGGGCATGTCGGGACCGCAGCTCCAGGCGCGGCTCATCGAGGACGGCCGGCCCATTCCGATCGTCTTCATCACCGCCTTCCCGCATGACGACCTTCGCCGCGCCGTGCTGGCGCTGGGCGCCATCGCCCTGCTCGGCAAGCCGTGGGAAGGCCAGGCGCTGGTGGACGCCCTCGAGGCGGCGCTTTCCACCCGCCACTAG
- a CDS encoding DUF1236 domain-containing protein, whose translation MNKNLLVLSASLAAAIALPAFAQTTTSTTVTTEKSHAGAGAGVIGGAATGALVGGPVGAVVGGVIGAVAGSTMDPPAEVKTYVRTTHVEPVVYTGPVALGDELPATVTVYEVPKYERYRWTYVNHQRILVDNSTHKIVSIINDDQ comes from the coding sequence ATGAACAAGAACCTGCTTGTCCTGAGCGCCAGCCTGGCCGCCGCCATCGCGCTGCCGGCCTTCGCCCAGACCACGACCTCGACCACCGTCACCACCGAGAAGTCGCATGCCGGCGCCGGCGCGGGCGTCATCGGCGGTGCGGCCACCGGGGCCCTGGTCGGCGGTCCGGTCGGCGCGGTGGTGGGCGGCGTGATCGGCGCGGTGGCCGGCTCGACGATGGATCCGCCAGCCGAGGTGAAGACCTATGTCCGCACGACCCACGTGGAGCCGGTGGTCTACACGGGCCCGGTGGCGCTCGGCGATGAACTCCCAGCCACGGTCACGGTCTATGAGGTGCCCAAGTACGAGCGCTACCGCTGGACCTACGTGAACCACCAGCGGATCCTGGTGGACAACAGCACCCACAAGATCGTGTCGATCATCAACGACGATCAGTAG